Proteins co-encoded in one Octopus sinensis linkage group LG6, ASM634580v1, whole genome shotgun sequence genomic window:
- the LOC118763715 gene encoding uncharacterized protein LOC118763715 codes for MQTFPIVFLSLAVPVTYIFTANISSECNGCYLDGKCFCNHTIGLFRTLYECREVMCIGKSYRILKWYCKDNRDNCLEHGEHRPGVLNNQCVMFTCIVWRKIPRMGVRRNFVCTLEHVYSYWKNSTHKEIDQC; via the exons ATGCAGACATTTCCGATAGTTTTCCTTTCACTTGCAGTCCCTGTCACTTATATCTTTACAGCAAACATTTCTTCag AATGTAATGGCTGTTATTTGGACGGAAAATGCTTTTGTAATCATACGATAGGCCTTTTTAGAACACTGTATGAATGTAGGGAAGTAATGTGCATTGGAAAATCATACAGAATTTTAAAGTGGT ATTGTAAAGACAATCGAGATAATTGCTTGGAACATGGAGAACATCGTCCTGGTGTTTTAAACAATCAGTGTGTCATGTTTACTTGTATAGTATGGCGTAAAATTCCACGAATGGGTGTACGGCGAAATTTTG TTTGCACGTTGGAGCATGTTTACTCATATTGGAAAAATTCAACCCACAAGGAAATCGATCAATGTTAA